A region of the Fibrobacter sp. genome:
AAGTCAACAAAAAAGGGTGGCGAAGCCACCCACACATGTTGATGAAGAGCCATTTTTTTTAGTGCAGACCTTATTGGCAGCACAAGAAAAAAGCAAAATGCACAGGGAGGCTTGTGCATAAGTTCCTGGGTTTCTAATGCTGTTTTGTTCTACACTTCATTTGAAGATGAATTTGTTGGTGATGGCGTACAATTGTGGAAATACAATGGCGATGAGATTCTTTTTTACGCAAAAATCACCAGCTGGAGCGAAGCTCTTAAGCATGTAAAAAAATTCAGAGATGTTATTGAAAAGAATAATAATTCTTCTGAAAACAAGTATCCTGTAAAGGGCACTATTTGGACAGCGGGCTTTCCGATAAGAAATTTTATTTTGCGCCAACCAGTTGTGAAAAATAGCCTGATTGATTTTATTGGCCCTGATATAGATTTAGGATTTCGCATTGCATCTCTTGCAAATCGAGAAAGAATTGCAATTTCACCAGAACTTGCTTTAGGGTTGCTAAATGAAACAAGCAATAGCAGAGATATAGATTGGCATTTTTACGGACGAAAGGACTTGAAAGGCATTGTTGAGGATGGAGGTATTCCTGTTGTTTTCATATCGTCGACAAAAGATGCTGAAACACTCTTGGATAAAGAAGAAGATCTACTTGGCAAAGAGATAAAGCCTCCGGTATTGAAAGATTTTTTGAATGCTTTTTTTTTGCAATCCCAAATATGGAAAAAAAGGGAATTTTTCTTAAATGCCGAAGAAATGAAGCAAAACCCAAATTATGCAGAAGCGTATAGCAAAGCTTGTGCAACGATAGACAATATTTGGCTTGATGATTCTGTAGGCGAGTCGGCTGGTGAACACGAAATAGTGATAGAGCTGAAGTAATTTTTACCCTTATTTGAACATTGATTTGCAGCGATTTGTTGCAAATCTTTTTATTATTGGAATAAGGGCACCTCTAAAAATTGCTTTGGTTAAGAAAATTTGAGTGAGACCGAGCGATGGCAGGAATGAAAAGTGGCGAATACTGGTGGTATTTGCCACTTTGAACGACGAACCAGCGCGAAGAGTCGCAACCAAATTTTTGAAAATTGAATTTTTAGAGGTGACCATAAAGGATATTTTACAAACGGACGCCTCATGGAAAAGATGAAGTTTGAAACTCCTGATATGACTCAGATGAACATTGAAAAGATTGCGGCTTTGTTCCCGAATTGCATTACCGAAAAGAAGGATGATAGCGGCAAGATTACGAAAGCTGTGAACTTTGACGCCTTGAAGCAGATTCTGGGTGATTCCATTGCCGATGGGGATGAATCCTACGAGTTCACCTGGGTGGGGAAGCGCGACGCCATGGTGGAGGCCGCCAAGCCCATACGCAAGACTTTGCGCCCCTGCGTCGAGGAGTCCGTCAACTTCGATACCACCGAGAACCTCTACATTGAAGGCGACAATCTCGAAGCTCTGAAACTGCTCCAGGAAGGTTATCTTGGCAAGGTCAAGATGATTTACATCGACCCGCCCTACAATACCGGAAACGACTTCATCTACAAGGATGATTTCCGCATGGATTCCAAGAAGTACGACGAGGAAAGCGGAGCCGTTGACGACGAAGGAAATCGCATGGTGCAAAATTCCGACAGCAATGGCCGATTCCATTCTGACTGGTGTTCCATGATTTATAGCCGTCTTCTCCTTGCCAGGAATTTGCTGACCGATGATGGCGTGATTTTCATTAGTATTGATGATAATGAACAGGCTAATTTGAAGAAAATTTGTGATGAAGTTTTTGGTTCAGATTGCTTTGTTGGGGATGTTGCTTGGCAGAGAACATATTCCACAAGAAACGATTCAAAAGGTCTTGTTCGTGAAATTGAACATATTGTGTCGTATAGCCGACAGCGTGAATGGATGCCATATGCTTTACCAAGAACTGCAGAAATGAATGCAATGTACAAAAATCCTGATAATGATGTGAATCCATGGACTAGTGATAATCCATTTGCTCCTGGAGCAGCGACACATCAAGGTATGGTGTATGCTATTCAACATCCTTTTACTGGAGAAATGATATATCCAAGTGCTAATGCATGTTGGCGTTATCAGCAAGATGAAATGCTGAAAATTATGCAAGGCTGGGGAAAGTACGTTTTAAAAAACTTGGATGACGAAGAACTAAGGGCTGCTGTATGTGGAATATCTGCGAATGACATCCGCAAAAATGTTATGGGAATTGTTTTAGAAGATTCTTTAGAAAATGCTAAAAAATTTGCTCAAAGTGTTTATGATCGAGGTCAATGGCCGAAATTTTACTTTACAAAAAATGGATTTGGTGGAATTCGTCGAAAAACATATTTAGATGCTGTTGGAGGAAAACTTCCTACAAATTTTTGGCCTTTTTCTGAAACGGGCCACACCGATGAAGCAAAAAAGGAAATTCTTTCTTTATTTGATGGCAAGGCTCCATTTGACACTCCCAAACCCACTCGTTTGCTAGACAGAATGTTAACGATAGCCTCAGAAAAAGATTCTTTGATTCTAGACTTTTTCTCTGGTTCGGCAACAACAGCTCATGCTATTTTTAAGAAAAATTTAGAGGATGGCGGAAATCGCAGGTTTATCTTAGTGCAAGTTCCTGAAGAAACGAAATCTCCAGCATACAAGAACATCTGCGAAATCGGCAAGGAACGCATCCGGCGTGCCGGAGCAAAAATCCTTGCCGAAAAACAAGCCGAACAGCAAAAGTCCTCAGAAAAGAACGACCTCTTTGACGCTCAAAATGTTTCTGACAACAATGCCAAAACTCTGGACATCGGCTTCCGTGTCCTAAAAATAGACGACTCCAACATGAAGGATGTCTATTATTCCGCAGGCGAAGTCTCCCAGCAGAACCTCCTCGATCAAATCAGCAACATCAAGGAAGATCGCACCGATATGGACCTTCTCTTCGGTTGCCTCGTCGATTGGGGCGTCTCCCTGTCGCTCCCCATCAAAACAGAAACCATCGAAGGCGTCACCATCCACAATGTCAACGACGGCGACCTCATCGCAAGTTTCTCCGAAAACATCCCAGAAACCGTCATCCGCCAAATCGCCGCCAAGAAACCCCTCCGCGTCGTCTTCCGCGACTCCTCCTTCCGCGACGCCCCCTCCAAAATCAACGTCACCGAAATCTTCAAAACCCTCAGCCCCAACACAACCGTCAAGGTGATTTAGAATTATGAAAAACTGTGAATATGACATAGATTCTCAGTTAGAGCGAACTGTTGATTGGCTTAAATATGCTGAGGCAAAAAATGGCATTTTGGTTACTCTTTTAAGTGCTTTGCTTGTTGCTTTTTTTCAACAAGATGTACTTCCTGTTTGGTCATTTTATGGAAAACTAGTCAGTATTTCCTTATTATGCGGAATAATGCTGTTGCTTTATTCTTTTTTCCCGGTTTTGAATCTTTTTCCCAAAATTAAGTGGATTAAAAGGCTTAAACGAGCTTATTACAAAAAAATGAGAAGAAATGGAAAGAAAAAAGAGCCTTTGAAAATACAACTAAAAAATCAAAATCTGCATTATTATGGGTGCATCGCACAAATGTCTACAGAACATTTTATTCACGCGGTGAGATTAAGTTATGGCGAGCGCGATAATAAAAAATACTTTATAGACGTTTGCCAACAAATAAAGATAAATAGCGATATTGCTCTGCGTAAATTTAAGTTGTTTCAAAAAGCTGGATATCTTTGTATTTTAACATTTGTTTTTCTCGTTTTGACAGCGTAATATATGGAAGTAAAAAATAGAATTGAGTATGATTTTGAAGCGAGTCTGCAAAGAATTGATGAAATTTTAGCGTCATCTGATCAAAATTATGTTGAATTAGATTATATCCCTGCTAGAAGTTTTTTTACTTATGAAAACGGGGTAAATACAAAAGCTATTGCTCTGTTTATAGATATAATAGGTTCATCGAAACTAACGCAATCACATACACGTCCTGTAATCTCCAAAATATATAGAACATTTATCTCTGAATGCACAGCTATCTTAAACTCGGAAAAAATCTGCGAAGAGATTAATATCCACGGAGATTGTGTATGGGGAGTATTTGATGCTGATAAAGATGAAAATTATGGAATTGTGTTTCATGTTGCTGCAAGATTAAATTCGTTAATTGGATGTATTAACGAAAGTTTGGCTGAATTTGGCTATAAGAACATCAGGGCTGGTATAGGTGTTGCGGACGGGAGAGTTTTAATAGTTAAGGCCGGTTACTCAGGAAGCTCTCTAAATGATTTAATCTGGATGGGAGATGCCATTAATCAAGCTAGTCATTTAGCAAATGCGGCTGGTAGAAATGGGGTCGATCCTATTTTGATGACAGAAGGTATTTTTTCTAAAGTTTCTAATATAAGACAAAATTTATTGAGCCGCACAAATACACCTGGAATATATTGTGGTGATTTTATTGCCACGGAAATGGAGTGATATGTCTTTTTCTGAATTACAAGTTGAAAAAGGTGTGATAGACATTATCGATGAAGAATTGAAAATTTCGAGACAAGCTATATCTTTCACACAACGGAATTCTATACCAGATACGACAAAAATTCCTATTGAGAATCCGACAAACTGGTTGAAGATTCCTGATGTTGTGTGTGTCTTTATTGATATGATTGGGTCCACAAAATTAAGCGCTCTTGTTGATAATACAAAAATGGCTAAGGCTTATAGATTGTTTACTGGGACACTCATTAAAATATTTGATTACTTTGGTTCTCCCTATATAGATGTGAAGGGCGATGGCGTTTTTGCACTTTTTGATTCGGATAAAGTGTATACCGCTCTCGTTGCTGCAATTACAGCAAAAACGATTGTAGAAGAATCTTTGTCGGGACGTATAAAAGATATTTCTGGAATTGAAATTGGAGCTCACATTGGTATTGATCAGGATACAATTTTAGTCCGCAAGCTGGGCTTAAAAAGATATGAAGGTAGAACTGATCGTCAAAATGAAGTTTGGGCAGGCAAAACCGTGAACATGGCTGCAAAACTAGCATCTTTATCGAAAGGTAAAGAATTGTGGGTGAGTTATCGTTTCAGGAAAAATTTAAAAGACGAAAAAGCAACAATGTCTTGTTCTTGTCATGAGAAGATTCAGTTGTGGGAGGAAAAAGACGTTTCTAATGATGATCGTTTTGATTTTGATTCTGCTTATATGACCAAAGCCATATGGTGCAGCAAACATGGTTCAGAATATGCGAAATATTTGAAGCAACTTGATGGTTAGTTAATGGTGTACGCCGAATTAGACAAAGACTTGATTGATCTTGCGATAAATCATATTTCGCTTGATATTGAAAACGCGGAGTCCAAATGGGATGTTTCTTATTGTCATGGAACTTATTATCTTTTTGTAAATAACGGTCAGGAAAAATTATATCAAATTTCTCAAAAATACTCTACAAAAGAAATCTTGCCAGAGCAAATGAAAAATATGTTCTTGCCTGCGATTATTTCTTTGAAATGTGATGAATCAAAACAAAATGAAATTTTGTCTGTTTTGCACGATAAAATTAAAGAGTCTGTAAAAAACAATACCATTGTTTTGCCTGTTACAGGAATTGTTGTTGATGCTTCGTTTAAAATAGGGCGTTTTACTCTCTATCCAAAAATGGAGTACATTCAAGAAAAGAAAAATGTTCTGAATAAATTTGATTGCGATTGTATAGAAAAAGATTTTCCAGCGACATTGGCCGTTGCTGAATTACAGAGCCATCCTAACTCTGCCAATGAAATTGGTATTGGCATATTGAAGTCTGAGCTAAATCGATTAAAAGCTTTCATTCCATATTTAAGAGATTCTACGAAACATTGGATTCATCCCCTAAAAACAGACGTTTTGTTGTTGGAACAATACGTTGTGTTTGGTGATTATGGGGGCGTTTCAGGAATGTCTCATGTAGCCAACACACAGCCTCTTTATTTGGAAGCAAAAAACGATAAACCAACTTCCATATCTTTTCGAGAATTTTTGAATGGAAGAATGAACTTTTCTTCAATTATTGACGGCAAAACCGATTTCTGGCAGGCTTTAAATATCGGTTATGAATGGCTCGGTAAAGAATACGATGAAGAAAAACTGGAAAATAAACTGATATATTCGATTTTTGCATTAGAGTGTTTACTATCTAACGTATCCAATTTTTCTTCCATCTCTGCAGCAATCGCAGAAAAATGTGCATTTTTGGTTGGTGAAACTGTTGATGATAGGATAAAGATTTTTAACCAAGCAAAAGATTTGTATAATTTGCGTTCGGCCTTGGTTCACGGTTATTCTAAAAATCCCGTGACAGAAGAAAAAGTATGGCAGGCATATTGGTTGGCAATGGAAGTATATCGGAGAGTGACAAAAATGCTTGTAGCAGGTGACATAACCAATCAAAAAGATTTTGAAAAATATATTTTGAATAAAAAGTTTGAAATGGATAATTGATTATAGAACCATTAGACAGAAATGATTGCTTGATTTATATTTAAATGATAAAGTCTACTGAATAATAATTCAGTAGACTTCCTTTTTAAGCAGTAACCAATTCTTTTTTCTTGTGAGAAACAATTGAATCATCAAGAATAATCTGCGGTTCCTGTTGAGGATGAATCTTGTTTAATTTAGAAGCGCTGCTTTCAATCAATGCCGAAGCAAGATTCAACATATTATGCGTTGCTTCCAATTCGAATTTCGCAATACTCTGAAGAATTGCTTCGTCATCAACTGCGTAATTCTGCAATTCCTTTGTCAAGGCAAAAAGCTGATTGTATGTGTTCTTGATTTTTTGAACAATGTTCTGGGGTTTTGAAATTGTGAGCGTTGTATCATAACCCAGAGCATTGACAAACTTGTTGAAATCTCCAAATTTGATTTGATCGTTGCTTGCAACTTCAAGTTTAGAAATGAACGATTGCGATACTCCCATCTTTTTCGCCATTTCGGCCTGCGACAAATCAGCCTTTGCTCGCAAGATTGTAAGATTTTGACTTACGCTATGATTATTGATATTGTCTGTGACTTTTTTGGCAATGTCTTTATCAATTCCCATTTCATTCATCAAATCCGATATACTTATCAATTTCTTATCCATTTGTCGGTCTCCTTGATGTGTGGGGCTTATTTTGTGATTGCTTTATAGCGACTGAATGTACTTGTGCCCTATCTTTATATCGTTTTGTTGGCTACTTTTATCCCCGATGGCCACTAGATGGATTTTGTGAGTCTTTTCATCTGGGTAAATGTAGAGCCGGAGTTGAAATCCTCCTTTAGGAGGTCTCTGGTCAATTGCAAGCAGTCCGTTCTTCTCATTGTGAATATAGGGGAGCGTCCTTTTGGCTTGTTCTAAAGAAATTCCTGCGTTTAAGGCTTTTTTATAACCTTCTAGGTTTGTAAGAACATTCTGGAATTCTTGCGTGTGTTTCTGACTGATGCTCTTTGCGTTGGATTTTGAGTAGCACGATGCTGTCTCATAATCCCAGGGTGTATTTGACTGCGGCATTATAACTCCTATTTAATCATAAGATAGTCCTTTATTCGTTGTTTTATTCCGTTTTGGAATAAATTTCGTCGTTTGACTATCTAAATATAGTAAATTTATTCCGTTTTGGAATATAATTTCTTTTTTAATTGTAAAATATGGATGATTAGGGTTGATGTGGTTGCATATTTATCGCGAAAAACTACTTTTGTGCTATGAAAATCCAGTTTAAGCACCAGCAGTTTCAGGCAGATGCCGCCAAGGCAGTTTGTGATGTGTTCCTTGGTCAGCCTTACTTGGAGTCTAGCTATTTGTTGGATTCTGGAACGATGAAACTGTTCGGTGGGGATGTCTCCGCTCACAACAAGGTCATGGGCTTTTGTAACCAGCCTCTTGTTCCGCAGATGACCGATGAACTGGTGCTCAAGAATTTACAGGCGGTGCAGGCAGGGAATCTCCTTCAAACCGATGAAAAGCTGGATGGCCGTTTCAATTTGACCATTGAGATGGAAACGGGTACCGGTAAGACCTACACTTACATCAAGACCATGTATGAACTGAACAAGGCTTATGGCTGGAGCAAGTTCATTGTGGTGGTGCCGAGTATTGCAATCCGTGAAGGCGTGTATAAGTCTTTCCAGATTGTTCAGGAACATTTTGCCGAAGAATACGGTAAGTCCATTCGATTCTTTATCTACAATTCCCAAAATCTTACCGAGATTGATCATTTTGCAAGCGATAGCCATATCAATGTGATGATCATTAACGCTCAGGCTTTTAATGCAACAGGGAAGGATGCCCGCCGCATCTACATGAAGCTTGATGAATTCCGTAGCCGTAGGCCCATTGATATTATTTCTAGCACGAATCCGATTCTCATCATTGATGAACCTCAAAGTGTCGAAGGAAAAAAGACCAAGGATCGCCTGCTAGAATTCAAGCCTTTAATGACGCTTCGTTATTCAGCAACCCATCGCAAGGACGCCATTTATAACATGGTGTATCGCCTTGATGCCATGGATGCCTATAACAAACGCCTGGTCAAGAAAATCAGCGTTAAAGGCATTACTGCCACAGGTTCTACCGCTACGGAAGGCTATCTGTACCTAGAAAAAGTCCAGGTGTTCACCGACAAGAATCCTGTTGCAACATTGGAGTTTGATTACAAGGGCAAGAATGGCTTGCTGAAGAAAACAGCAAATGTAACCAAGAACTTTAATCTTTACGAGCAGTCTGGTGAACTGGAGGAATATAAGGACAACTATGTCGTTACTGAGGTCGATGGCCGCGACAACTCCATCACATTTGCCAATGGGAAAAAACTTCTTGCCGGCGAATATGTGGGTGTAGTAAATGAAGACCAGCTTCGCAGAATCCAGATTCGCGAAACCATCATTTCTCACTTTGAACGCGAACGAGCTTTATTCAGTAAAGGCATTAAGGTCCTGTCGCTGTTCTTCATAGATGAAGTCAAGAAGTATCGTGATTATGATGCTGCTGACGAGCAGGGCGTTTACGCCAAAATGTTCGAAGAGGAATATGATTCTGTTCGCAAGTCTCTGCAGCAGGATTTGTTGGAAAGTCCTGATTACCTCGAATTTCTTGACAAGACTGTAGCTCGCAAGGCTCACGCTGGTTATTTCTCTATTGACAAGAGCAAGAAAGGCGCCGGTCGCTTTAAGGATTGTGAGCTCAAGAAAGGTTCCTCAGAATCTGACGATGTTGATGCCTACGACCTTATTATGAAAGATAAGGAGCGTCTTCTTTCTCGTGAAGAACCTGTGCGTTTTATCTTCAGCCATTCAGCACTTAAGGAAGGTTGGGATAATCAGAATGTTTTCCAGATTTGCACACTCAAGAGTAGTGGTTCTGAAGTTCGCAAGCGCCAGGAAGTTGGCCGCGGCCTTCGCCTTTGTGTAAATCAGAATGGCGAGCGTATGGATGCCGCAGTTCTCGGTGCAGATGTTCATTCCGTGAATGTGCTTACGGTAATTGCAAACGAAAGCTACGAAGATTTCGCCAAAGCCCTGCAGACTGAAATGGCCGAAAACATTGGTACTCGTCCTGTCAAGGTGACTATCGACTTGTTCAAGGGCCGTAAGCTGGAAACAGAATCTGGCGTAAAGATTGCCGTTTCTGATGATTTGGCACAAAATATATACGATGCTCTTCTTGAATGTGGCTATGTGAAAAAGGGTATGCTTACTGAGGCATATCGTGTTGATAAAGCCGCTGGTACACTTCATTTAAGCGAAGAGGTTGCTCAATATACGGCTGGCATTTGTTCCTTGCTAGATACACTTTATGATCCGGATGCCGTCAAGCCTGATGATGCACGAAAGAATAACGTCGAACTACACTTGAATAAAAGTAAATTCGGCTCCAAGGAATTCAAGGATCTTTGGAATCGCATAAATGCAAAGTCTGCCTATGTGGTGAATTTCGACACAGATGAATTGATTCTCAAGTCAATTAATGCTTTGAATGAAAAGCTGCGTGTCACGAAGATTTTCTTCAAGATTGACCAGGGTTCGTTAAAGGAAATCAAGTCCAAGGAACAGTTGGAAAACGGTAATGCCTTTAAGCTGGAATCTACAGAAAATAAGGCTGCCGTCGTTACCGCAAATTCTAATGTTAAGTATGATTTGATTGGTAAAATTGTAGAAGGAACGCAACTGACCCGTAAGGTGGTCGTTGACATTCTTCGCGGCATTCACAAACCGATTTTTGATCAGTTCCAGGAAAACCCGGAAGAATTCATCATCAAGGCGAGCCGTCTAATAAATGAGCAAAAGGCAACAGTTATTGTAGAACATATAACCTACAATAAGCTTGAATCCCGCTACGAAACCAACATCTTTACCGACAACACCATGAAGGGTAAGCTGGGTATGAATGCCTGCGAAACTCACCAGCATTTGTACGATCATCTGATTTACGATTCTACAAACGAACGAGATTTTGCACAGAAGCTCGAAGCAAGCAAGGATGTGTCTTTGTACATCAAGTTGCCGAAGGGATTCTTCATCAACACTCCTGTTGGAAACTACAATCCTGACTGGGCCATTGCCTTCCATGAAGGTTCTGTAAAGCACGTTTATTTCGTCGCCGAAACGAAGGGCTCCATGAGTACCTTGGAACTTCGCGAAATAGAATCCGCAAAAATCAAATGTGCTCGCAAGCACTTCGCCGCAATTTCAAGTGAATCTGTAACGTATGACGTTGTGGATTCCTATGAAAAATTGCTGGATTTGGTGAAATAGGGGAGAGTACTTTCAAATAATTTGGGATTGTCATCCTTTGTCACTTTGTTGTATATATTTTATCGTTGATTTGATTTTTTTGATATAAATCTTGAATGTCGGCTGGATAATACGTCAAGATTGCAAAAGGGGACAAAATGGATAGTGTTTATCAGAAAGCTCACGCTGCTTTGGAAAGTTTTCTTGGTCCTGGGAAAAATTTTAGAGATGGCCAATATGAGGCCATTAAGGCTACTCTTACCAATAAAAGGACGCTCGTTGTGCAGCGTACTGGTTGGGGTAAGAGTATGGTGTACTTTATCTGCACCAAGATTTTGAGGGATGAACAAAAGGGGCTGACTCTTATTATTAGCCCTTTGCTGAGTTTGATGAAGAACCAGATTGAAGCAGCGGCTAGGGCAGGCTTGAAGTGTGAAACTTTGAACAGTTCTAAAACGATTGAAGAGAAAACTCAGATTTTAGAATTGATGGAAAAGGGTGAAATAGACCTTGTTTTGACAACGCCAGAAACTCTATTTACTGAAAAAGTTCAAGATGCTTTAAAAAAGATCAAGATAGGTTTATTTGTCGTTGATGAAGCACACTGTATTTCTGATTGGGGACATGATTTTCGTTTGGAGTATTGCCGAATTAACAAGGTTATCAGCGGTATGCTGAAAAATATTCCTGTTCTTGCAACAACGGCAACTGCGAACGACCGGGTTGTAGAAGATCTTAAACAACAACTGGGCGGAGATGTTTTTGTTTCTAGAGGCCCGTTGATGCGCAAGAATCTCTCGATTCAGGTTCTTAATTTGAGGTACAAGGCTATGCGATATGCATGGCTTATAGATAATATCAACAAAATTCCAGGATCGGGTATTATCTATTGCCTTACACAAAATGACTGTGAGCATCTTACAGAATTCCTGAATGAAAATAATATAAACGCAAGGGCTTATCACAGCGGATTAGATGAAGTTGTAAATCAAGAGACTGAACAGTTGTTCATGAAAAATGAAATCAAGGTTATTGTTGCTACGATAAAGCTGGGGATGGGGTACGACAAACCTGATATTTCATTTGTAATTCATTATCAAATGCCATCTAACGTGGTTGCCTATTATCAACAAATTGGTCGTGCAGGGCGAAATGTTGACCGTGCATATACTTTTTTGATGTATGGTGCAGAAGATCTTGATATTCAAAATTATTTCATAGAAACAGCATTTCCTTCAAAATCTGAAGCTGATAGTGTGTATTCTCTTGTCGCAGAAAATGAAGGAATAAAGTTGTATGATATAATGTATCATCTAAATTATTCAATGGGGCGTGTTGAAAAAACATTAAAATTCCTTGAAAATGAGGAATTTGTATACAAAGAAAAGGGTAAATACTATGCTTCTGCTCATAACTTTGTGTATAACGAAGCTCATTATAGCGACGTAAAGAATGTTCGTTATAGAGAGCAATCACAGATGCTTGATTTTATCAAAACGAACGAATGCTATAGCAAATATATTGTCAATTGTTTAGACGATATAACCACTGAAAATTGTGGGATTTGTAAAAATTGTATTGGACATGAGGAATTTTCTTCTGTTATTTCAAAAGAATCCTTGGGCAGAGCGGTAGCATTCTTAGAAAAAATTCTGTTGCCGATTGAACCTAGGGTGCAGTGGGCCAAAACGGATTTGTCTAGTCGCACAAAAATAGATATGCCAAATGAAGTGGGTGTTTGCCTATCGATTTATGGGGAACAGGGCTATGGAGTTATGGTAAAGAATGGAAAGTATGAAACAAAAAAGTTTTCCGAAGAACTTGTTGAAAAAAGCGCAAAAGTTTTGCAAAATCTTGTATCCGAAAATGGAATATCTCAGCTTGCCTACGTTCCCTCCCTGCGAAGCGATGTTGTGAAGGATTTTGCGTTACGATTAGCTTCTAAATTGGGGATTTCCTGCATAGATGTGATTCAAAAAAATGTTGCAAAAATGCAAAAAGAGATGGAGAACAGTTCTTTTCAATGTGGTAATGCTCGAAAATCATTCAGTTTACGAGAAGGAACATCTCTTTCAGGTTCTATATTGTTAGTTGATGATGTTGTAGATTCTAAATGGACTTTGACTGTATGTGGATACTTGTTAAGAACAGCTGGTGCTGAACATGTCTATCCATATGCGTTAGCTTGCAGTTCTAAAAAGAGGGCGGATTAAAATGAATGAAAATTCTTCTGTAATTGTATCTTTGTGTAGCCATCTTTGCGCGGATTCCTGCAAACCGTTTACTCCCTATGAGTGGACGAAGTTTGCAAAAATGCTTATGGAAAAATCTCTACAGCCTAAGGATGTCATTAATTTTTCGACTGAAGATTTTAAACATAAACTGTTGTATACTGACGAAGAAATTCAACGGGTCCGTTCTTTATTTGATCGAAGTGGAAGCTTGATATTTGAATTAGAAAAATTTTCCTCTATGGGGATTAAGGTTGTAACGCGGGCTGATTCTGAATATCCCAAAGTATTGAAGAGTAAGTTAAAGGAAAACTGTCCGCCTTTGTTTTACTATGCTGGAGATTTGAACTTAACAAATCGAAAATATGCTGGTTTTGTAGGCTCAAGAACTATAGATGATAATGATACCGATTTTACAAAGTGCACTGTCTCAACGATTGTAAAAAATGGATTCGGCGTGGTTTCTGGCGGAGCAAAAGGAGTTGACTCAACAGCGTCTTTAGCGGCACTTGCCGAGGGCTGCTTCTGCATAGAATATTTGGCGGATTCTTTAGCGCGGAAAATAAAAAAGCGTGATGTCGTTTCCCAAGTACAAAAGGGAAATTTGCTTCTCATTTCTATTGCAAAGCCGGATGCTGGTTTTAATGCTGGTTTTGCAATGCAACGTAATAAATTTATCTATGCCCAATCAAAGGGAACCATTGTTGTGAAATCTGATTATGACAAAGGCGGTACTTGGAGCGGGGCAACTGAAGCTTTGCGAAATGGATATTGCCCAGTTTTTTGTC
Encoded here:
- a CDS encoding helix-turn-helix domain-containing protein is translated as MDKKLISISDLMNEMGIDKDIAKKVTDNINNHSVSQNLTILRAKADLSQAEMAKKMGVSQSFISKLEVASNDQIKFGDFNKFVNALGYDTTLTISKPQNIVQKIKNTYNQLFALTKELQNYAVDDEAILQSIAKFELEATHNMLNLASALIESSASKLNKIHPQQEPQIILDDSIVSHKKKELVTA
- a CDS encoding HEPN domain-containing protein, producing the protein MVYAELDKDLIDLAINHISLDIENAESKWDVSYCHGTYYLFVNNGQEKLYQISQKYSTKEILPEQMKNMFLPAIISLKCDESKQNEILSVLHDKIKESVKNNTIVLPVTGIVVDASFKIGRFTLYPKMEYIQEKKNVLNKFDCDCIEKDFPATLAVAELQSHPNSANEIGIGILKSELNRLKAFIPYLRDSTKHWIHPLKTDVLLLEQYVVFGDYGGVSGMSHVANTQPLYLEAKNDKPTSISFREFLNGRMNFSSIIDGKTDFWQALNIGYEWLGKEYDEEKLENKLIYSIFALECLLSNVSNFSSISAAIAEKCAFLVGETVDDRIKIFNQAKDLYNLRSALVHGYSKNPVTEEKVWQAYWLAMEVYRRVTKMLVAGDITNQKDFEKYILNKKFEMDN
- a CDS encoding site-specific DNA-methyltransferase produces the protein MEKMKFETPDMTQMNIEKIAALFPNCITEKKDDSGKITKAVNFDALKQILGDSIADGDESYEFTWVGKRDAMVEAAKPIRKTLRPCVEESVNFDTTENLYIEGDNLEALKLLQEGYLGKVKMIYIDPPYNTGNDFIYKDDFRMDSKKYDEESGAVDDEGNRMVQNSDSNGRFHSDWCSMIYSRLLLARNLLTDDGVIFISIDDNEQANLKKICDEVFGSDCFVGDVAWQRTYSTRNDSKGLVREIEHIVSYSRQREWMPYALPRTAEMNAMYKNPDNDVNPWTSDNPFAPGAATHQGMVYAIQHPFTGEMIYPSANACWRYQQDEMLKIMQGWGKYVLKNLDDEELRAAVCGISANDIRKNVMGIVLEDSLENAKKFAQSVYDRGQWPKFYFTKNGFGGIRRKTYLDAVGGKLPTNFWPFSETGHTDEAKKEILSLFDGKAPFDTPKPTRLLDRMLTIASEKDSLILDFFSGSATTAHAIFKKNLEDGGNRRFILVQVPEETKSPAYKNICEIGKERIRRAGAKILAEKQAEQQKSSEKNDLFDAQNVSDNNAKTLDIGFRVLKIDDSNMKDVYYSAGEVSQQNLLDQISNIKEDRTDMDLLFGCLVDWGVSLSLPIKTETIEGVTIHNVNDGDLIASFSENIPETVIRQIAAKKPLRVVFRDSSFRDAPSKINVTEIFKTLSPNTTVKVI